One part of the Mycobacterium marinum genome encodes these proteins:
- a CDS encoding PPE family protein has protein sequence MTLPFLLSIFTVVPTFWMGQPPEVHSGALSFGPGPGPLSEAGAFLHQLGLEYDWAAQDLSNELAVVPWRGVGSESYRGAFGPYLEWLEEAGQECQQQAIAHEQAAVAYSVALAEMPTLAELSVNRASNMALLSTNFFGINTIPLAINEADYARMWVQAAGVMQLYQQQANMAVALNPPRNRPAPLMLRGPDQQEPAGPIIEEPEDDPIEDGGDANGLVERPDNEAGPIIEELADDGAEVGADRALVVFDNANAVEGEPATIPQLLVAALGQIANFVGQTFSLIGNIISFVDRALGWALRLFAAVAVYNAVSMIASAMAFIYNLVTTIAQMVYAVYTAVAYSLTMLMQAISYITSLVTQFTATLTQLTAAYVPMLLGGVLTGVAPSVALTSSAGFVLPDGSSLAAGPPPAPPGATLAPPPPSAPPATLGTELAPAAAAAPAAPAAAFAPQPVTGVGMEGYAYLAGGMTPIARKAFGASARTKAPEPYDAEAAAGAAPAQHQPRSQRRRRAKLEKIGRGFEYADLEPDTDHDPSRSCNEQRVAAASDRVARTGGFAGTGHRQTTTAASGLTTLGDNAFSGGPRMPMIPGTWGADSAPSSGAISDAQ, from the coding sequence GTGACGCTTCCATTCTTGCTCTCGATCTTCACGGTGGTGCCGACGTTTTGGATGGGCCAGCCGCCGGAGGTGCATTCGGGTGCGCTGAGCTTCGGTCCGGGCCCTGGCCCCCTTTCGGAGGCGGGCGCGTTTCTGCACCAGCTGGGCCTCGAATACGATTGGGCAGCACAGGATCTCAGCAATGAGCTGGCTGTGGTGCCGTGGCGGGGCGTGGGTTCGGAGAGCTATCGGGGTGCATTTGGGCCTTACCTGGAGTGGTTGGAAGAGGCCGGTCAGGAATGCCAACAGCAAGCTATTGCACACGAGCAAGCGGCGGTGGCTTACTCCGTTGCGTTGGCGGAGATGCCAACGCTGGCGGAGTTGTCGGTCAACCGCGCCAGCAATATGGCGTTGCTTTCGACGAACTTCTTTGGGATCAATACGATCCCGCTTGCGATCAATGAAGCCGACTATGCGCGGATGTGGGTACAGGCGGCGGGCGTTATGCAGTTGTATCAGCAGCAGGCAAATATGGCGGTGGCGTTGAACCCGCCACGCAACCGCCCGGCGCCGCTGATGCTGCGAGGTCCTGATCAGCAGGAGCCTGCCGGACCGATTATTGAGGAACCCGAAGACGATCCAATCGAGGACGGCGGTGATGCGAACGGCCTAGTGGAACGTCCCGACAATGAGGCCGGACCGATCATCGAGGAACTCGCAGACGACGGTGCTGAGGTGGGCGCGGACCGAGCGCTAGTCGTTTTCGACAACGCCAACGCCGTGGAAGGCGAGCCTGCCACGATTCCCCAACTGTTGGTTGCGGCGCTCGGGCAAATCGCCAACTTCGTCGGCCAGACGTTTAGCCTGATCGGCAACATCATCAGTTTTGTCGATCGTGCTCTGGGCTGGGCGCTGCGCCTTTTCGCCGCTGTTGCCGTCTATAACGCGGTGAGCATGATCGCATCGGCGATGGCATTTATCTATAACCTTGTCACCACCATTGCGCAGATGGTGTATGCCGTGTACACGGCGGTCGCATACTCGTTAACGATGCTCATGCAAGCGATTTCCTACATCACGTCACTTGTCACGCAGTTCACGGCCACTCTGACGCAGCTCACGGCCGCGTACGTACCGATGCTGCTCGGGGGCGTTCTGACTGGCGTGGCTCCGTCGGTGGCCCTGACGTCGAGCGCCGGCTTCGTCCTGCCGGATGGTTCATCGCTGGCCGCAGGCCCGCCACCCGCGCCGCCCGGCGCAACGCTGGCGCCGCCACCGCCCTCGGCCCCGCCCGCCACCTTGGGCACGGAACTGGCTCCCGCGGCGGCGGCGGCCCCGGCCGCGCCGGCCGCCGCGTTCGCGCCACAGCCGGTGACCGGTGTGGGCATGGAAGGCTACGCGTACCTGGCGGGCGGCATGACTCCCATTGCCAGGAAAGCGTTCGGTGCCAGCGCTCGAACGAAGGCGCCGGAGCCCTATGACGCCGAGGCCGCGGCGGGCGCGGCGCCGGCCCAACATCAACCCCGATCGCAGCGCCGCCGGCGGGCCAAGCTCGAAAAGATCGGCCGCGGTTTTGAATACGCTGACCTGGAGCCCGATACCGACCACGACCCGAGTCGTTCGTGCAACGAGCAACGGGTTGCTGCCGCCTCTGATCGGGTCGCGCGAACCGGAGGTTTCGCCGGAACCGGGCACAGGCAGACCACCACCGCCGCGTCGGGCCTGACCACGCTGGGCGACAATGCGTTTAGCGGCGGCCCGCGCATGCCGATGATTCCGGGAACGTGGGGCGCCGACTCGGCGCCCTCCTCAGGCGCGATTAGCGATGCGCAATAG
- a CDS encoding PE family protein: MTLQVVPEGLLAASAAVQAITARLAAAHAAAAPAISAVVPPAVDPVSLQTAVVFSAQGGERALVGVQGIDELARSGVGVAESGADYAARDAMAAASYTFGVPR; this comes from the coding sequence ATGACACTGCAAGTAGTTCCCGAAGGCTTGTTGGCGGCCAGTGCGGCGGTCCAAGCAATCACCGCTCGGCTGGCGGCCGCGCATGCGGCTGCGGCGCCGGCGATTTCGGCGGTAGTGCCACCGGCGGTCGATCCGGTCTCGCTGCAGACCGCGGTCGTGTTCAGCGCCCAGGGCGGGGAACGCGCCCTGGTGGGTGTCCAAGGGATCGATGAACTCGCCCGTTCGGGGGTCGGTGTTGCCGAGTCCGGGGCCGACTACGCGGCCCGTGATGCCATGGCGGCGGCTTCGTATACGTTTGGAGTGCCGAGGTGA
- a CDS encoding hotdog fold thioesterase — translation MAGPSEQVEATRADRFIKTAVEILGETGRTDFTVQEVVTRSKTSLRAFYQHFSSKDELLLALFDRTMSQTAQLWRAEAAGLDSTAALKLVIDRISAQPESSTQDSLNRALSLYNQHLAETRPREYARVLSPLHRLIRDIVGQGITEGMFNPGLDVGAAAAIVMQTVLGALRLRWLGTELNATPIDAGELYEFCSRALGVRDAEESAASSLTELFAQIGMRQEPSHDDGFAMTMPVSPQVVNTSGALQGGLIATLADVAGGQLGLQYLPPGAAMTTADLFIRYLRPIRQGAARAVPRMLRAGRRALVMQVDIFGDSADELAATATVNFAIIDRNDTNETG, via the coding sequence ATGGCCGGCCCCAGCGAGCAAGTTGAAGCGACGCGCGCCGACCGCTTCATCAAGACGGCGGTGGAAATCCTGGGCGAGACCGGACGCACCGACTTCACGGTTCAGGAAGTCGTCACCCGCTCCAAGACGTCGCTGCGAGCGTTCTATCAACACTTCAGCAGCAAGGACGAGCTGCTGCTGGCACTGTTCGACCGGACCATGTCCCAGACCGCACAACTGTGGCGCGCCGAGGCCGCCGGACTCGACAGCACCGCCGCACTAAAACTCGTCATTGATCGCATCAGCGCACAACCGGAGTCCAGCACCCAGGACAGCCTCAATCGTGCGTTGAGCCTCTACAATCAGCATCTCGCCGAAACCCGGCCTCGCGAATACGCCCGAGTGCTTTCCCCGCTGCATCGGTTGATTCGCGACATCGTCGGACAGGGCATCACCGAAGGCATGTTCAATCCCGGCCTCGACGTCGGGGCCGCGGCCGCGATCGTCATGCAAACCGTGCTCGGTGCGCTTCGATTGCGTTGGCTCGGAACTGAATTGAATGCAACTCCGATAGATGCCGGCGAACTCTACGAGTTCTGCAGCCGGGCCCTGGGAGTTCGTGATGCCGAGGAGTCGGCCGCATCCTCGCTGACCGAGCTGTTCGCGCAGATCGGGATGCGCCAAGAACCTTCCCACGATGACGGGTTCGCGATGACGATGCCCGTCAGCCCACAGGTGGTCAACACCTCCGGAGCCCTCCAAGGCGGCCTGATCGCCACGCTCGCAGACGTCGCGGGCGGCCAGCTCGGCCTGCAGTACTTGCCGCCCGGCGCGGCCATGACCACAGCCGACCTGTTCATCCGCTACCTGCGCCCGATCCGACAGGGCGCCGCCCGCGCGGTGCCGCGGATGCTCAGGGCCGGCCGGCGAGCGCTAGTCATGCAAGTCGATATTTTCGGCGATAGCGCCGACGAGCTTGCCGCAACGGCGACGGTGAATTTCGCCATCATCGACCGTAATGACACCAACGAAACAGGTTAG
- a CDS encoding acyl-CoA dehydrogenase family protein, whose product MTAVDSPENILFISTTHAFLQKEASLRHVRELNAAGMSFDPKWWRRAAELGWTSLLIPEQLGGGSVSGNAVVDLAMVAEELGKTVAPGPLHPVSTVLAALVDCAQRDAHVDLIESLMSGEAVASWAVSEPGRGWDPVDPTVTATPIASGYQIQGSKHQVEAGPQSAVLLVVARCAGQVRQFLVPTDAPGVRITAQQSVDLVKQYARVDFDGVVVPESAVVGTAAETRSLINRQSQIAQVLQCAEVVGILQTVFDFTAQWALDRHTFGRPLASYQALKHKFADMKMWVEACRATTAAAVAELAAGSAEAGRCASIAKSYVGEMASQIVQSCVQMHGGIGVTWEHDLHLYLRRVMLYRSMFGTPEEHNLRVYEAQRAAT is encoded by the coding sequence ATGACCGCTGTCGACTCTCCCGAAAACATACTCTTTATCTCTACCACCCACGCATTTCTGCAAAAAGAAGCGTCGCTGCGTCATGTCCGGGAGCTAAACGCGGCGGGTATGTCGTTCGATCCGAAATGGTGGCGACGGGCCGCCGAACTCGGGTGGACGAGTCTGCTGATCCCCGAGCAGTTGGGGGGCGGCAGCGTCTCTGGCAACGCTGTCGTCGACTTGGCGATGGTTGCCGAGGAGCTCGGAAAGACGGTTGCGCCCGGCCCGTTGCATCCGGTCTCGACGGTGCTCGCCGCCTTGGTGGACTGCGCCCAGCGAGACGCACACGTTGATTTGATCGAGTCACTGATGTCCGGTGAAGCGGTGGCGTCCTGGGCGGTTTCCGAGCCGGGCCGGGGCTGGGACCCTGTGGATCCGACGGTCACGGCCACCCCCATCGCCTCTGGCTACCAGATCCAGGGCAGCAAACATCAGGTGGAGGCCGGGCCGCAAAGTGCGGTCCTGCTGGTGGTGGCGCGATGTGCTGGCCAGGTCCGCCAGTTCCTGGTTCCCACCGATGCCCCGGGCGTGCGGATCACCGCCCAGCAGTCGGTGGACCTGGTCAAGCAATACGCGCGGGTGGACTTTGACGGCGTGGTTGTGCCGGAGTCCGCTGTGGTCGGTACCGCCGCCGAGACGCGGTCGTTGATCAACCGGCAGAGTCAGATCGCGCAGGTGCTGCAGTGCGCCGAGGTGGTGGGCATCCTGCAAACGGTCTTCGACTTCACCGCGCAGTGGGCCTTGGATCGGCACACCTTCGGACGCCCGCTGGCCTCCTACCAAGCTCTGAAACACAAATTCGCGGACATGAAGATGTGGGTGGAAGCGTGTCGCGCGACGACGGCCGCTGCGGTGGCCGAGCTTGCCGCCGGCTCTGCGGAGGCGGGCCGCTGCGCCAGCATCGCCAAGTCCTACGTCGGGGAGATGGCCAGCCAGATCGTGCAGAGCTGCGTTCAAATGCACGGCGGCATCGGCGTTACGTGGGAACACGACCTGCATCTGTATTTGAGGCGAGTCATGTTGTACCGCTCCATGTTCGGTACTCCCGAAGAACACAACCTAAGGGTGTATGAGGCGCAGCGGGCGGCCACATGA
- a CDS encoding acyl-CoA dehydrogenase family protein produces MTAVESVAEFATRARKWLAANMSQIDPLSPPEAPRDDEASWQRARQLQRRLHDGGFAGICFPREYGGQGLAYEYQRAFDEESLHYEMPLILNVPTFTICCATLLDTGSESQKKRHIAAALRGEEVLVQLLSEPSGGSDLAGVLTRAERQGDRWVINGAKTWSTSAFAADYGLCLARTNWDVPKHDGLTMFLVPINHPGITLRRITQVNGSTEFCEEFLDGVDVGDDAVVGEVNNGWTVASRQLYHERRAVGMGSEFASGAGSEGGHATPVDYVALAETTGQAHSDRVREMAGRALVHRAVCEQLIDHVYRSVRDGTLPPAAGTLIRLFHAETVMCEMDTSLAIAGSGGVVGQPGEGLQTGLRYLARQSVAIGGGTTEMARNVIGERMLNFPREFAADRGVPFNQVRRAPPR; encoded by the coding sequence ATGACAGCGGTTGAATCGGTTGCCGAATTCGCGACCCGGGCCAGAAAGTGGCTGGCCGCCAACATGTCACAGATCGACCCGTTGTCGCCGCCGGAGGCGCCCCGCGATGACGAAGCCTCCTGGCAACGCGCCAGGCAACTGCAAAGGCGGCTTCACGACGGAGGTTTCGCGGGCATCTGCTTCCCGCGCGAGTACGGCGGCCAGGGCCTGGCGTATGAGTACCAGCGGGCATTCGACGAGGAATCCCTGCACTATGAGATGCCGTTGATCCTCAACGTCCCGACCTTCACCATCTGCTGCGCCACCCTGCTTGACACCGGCAGCGAGAGCCAGAAGAAGCGCCACATCGCCGCGGCCCTGCGGGGTGAGGAGGTGCTGGTACAGCTGCTATCTGAGCCTAGCGGTGGGTCCGATCTGGCCGGTGTCCTCACCCGCGCGGAACGTCAGGGCGACCGGTGGGTGATCAACGGGGCCAAGACGTGGAGCACCAGCGCCTTCGCCGCGGACTATGGACTGTGTTTGGCGCGCACCAACTGGGATGTGCCCAAGCATGACGGTCTAACCATGTTCTTGGTGCCCATCAATCACCCCGGCATCACCTTGCGTCGCATCACTCAGGTCAATGGCTCCACCGAGTTCTGCGAAGAATTTCTCGACGGTGTCGATGTCGGCGACGACGCTGTGGTCGGAGAGGTGAATAACGGCTGGACCGTGGCATCGAGGCAGCTGTACCACGAACGGCGTGCGGTCGGAATGGGTTCGGAATTCGCCAGCGGCGCGGGCAGCGAGGGCGGTCACGCGACGCCGGTCGACTATGTCGCACTCGCGGAGACCACAGGCCAGGCGCACAGCGATCGGGTGCGCGAGATGGCCGGGCGCGCGCTGGTGCACCGCGCTGTCTGCGAGCAATTGATCGACCACGTGTATCGCAGTGTCCGCGACGGCACGTTGCCGCCCGCCGCTGGAACGCTGATCAGGCTTTTTCATGCCGAAACGGTGATGTGTGAGATGGATACCTCGTTGGCGATCGCCGGGTCCGGCGGCGTAGTCGGGCAACCCGGCGAGGGCCTGCAGACCGGCCTGCGCTATCTGGCCCGGCAGTCGGTTGCCATCGGCGGTGGCACCACCGAGATGGCGCGCAACGTGATCGGCGAGCGGATGCTGAATTTTCCCCGCGAATTCGCCGCCGACCGCGGCGTGCCGTTCAATCAGGTGCGCCGCGCCCCACCACGGTGA
- a CDS encoding cytochrome P450, whose amino-acid sequence MTLRTDADGQPVTLDLTGETSPYPFFEYMRRTDPVWHGALMDHGQMPEELRPNDEWVLFGYDGVFQAFRDDRIFTSAGYDKTIGLVMGHTILAMGGREHHDHRSLVAKAFRATALERWEPSVIGPVCDQLIDEIRADGHADLVKALTFEFPTRIISTLLGLPREDLDLFRRLSFDLISIPTDIVAGFNAATELHGYFLDQVEQRRRKLTDDIIGDLVAAEIDGEKLDDEAIIAFLRLLLPAGLETTYRSSGNLLYLLLTHPEQLAMVQRDRSLIPIAIEEGLRFETPLTMVMRTTTEEVDIGGKTIPPDAQIDLCMGSANRDESRWPDPNRFDIRRTRHAHIAFAGGIHMCLGMHLARLETRVMLNSLFDRVTTLAFAPDDGTGVQSRIIGLTFRSPNKLPVTFTPAA is encoded by the coding sequence ATGACGCTGCGCACCGATGCCGACGGCCAGCCCGTCACACTCGACCTGACCGGCGAGACAAGTCCCTACCCGTTCTTCGAGTACATGCGGCGCACCGACCCGGTCTGGCACGGTGCCCTGATGGATCACGGGCAGATGCCCGAGGAACTGCGGCCGAACGATGAGTGGGTGCTGTTCGGCTACGACGGCGTCTTTCAAGCGTTCCGAGATGACAGGATCTTCACGTCGGCCGGATATGACAAAACCATCGGATTGGTCATGGGCCATACCATCCTGGCGATGGGCGGCAGAGAACACCACGATCACCGCAGCTTGGTGGCCAAGGCCTTCCGGGCCACCGCACTGGAGCGCTGGGAGCCCTCTGTCATCGGACCGGTCTGCGATCAGTTGATCGACGAAATACGAGCCGACGGTCATGCGGACCTGGTCAAGGCGCTGACATTTGAATTTCCGACCCGAATAATCTCGACATTGCTCGGGCTGCCCCGCGAGGACCTTGATCTGTTCCGGCGGCTGTCGTTTGACCTCATCTCGATCCCCACCGACATCGTGGCGGGGTTCAACGCGGCAACCGAACTCCACGGGTACTTCCTCGACCAGGTCGAACAGCGGCGCCGCAAACTCACCGACGACATCATCGGCGACCTGGTCGCCGCCGAGATCGACGGGGAGAAGCTCGACGACGAGGCCATCATCGCCTTCTTGCGGTTGCTGCTGCCTGCCGGCCTGGAGACCACTTACCGCTCTTCCGGCAACCTGCTCTACCTGCTGCTGACCCACCCTGAGCAATTGGCCATGGTGCAGCGGGACAGGTCGTTGATCCCCATCGCCATCGAAGAGGGGCTGCGGTTCGAAACCCCGCTCACCATGGTCATGCGGACCACCACCGAAGAAGTCGACATCGGCGGCAAGACGATTCCCCCTGATGCACAGATCGACCTTTGCATGGGTTCGGCCAACCGGGACGAGAGCCGCTGGCCCGACCCCAACAGGTTCGACATCCGCCGAACCCGGCACGCACACATCGCCTTCGCCGGTGGCATCCACATGTGCCTCGGTATGCACCTGGCCCGCCTGGAAACACGGGTGATGCTCAATAGTCTTTTCGACCGAGTCACAACTCTGGCCTTCGCACCCGACGACGGCACTGGGGTGCAATCTCGGATCATCGGGCTCACCTTCAGGTCGCCCAACAAGCTACCCGTCACCTTCACCCCCGCCGCATGA
- a CDS encoding SpoIIE family protein phosphatase — translation MAAEMDWDKSVGTANTVRRIFENVPTMLVGLEGPEHRFVAANAAYRRFSPTFTAVGQPAREVYPELESQQIYHMLDRVYETGEPQSGAEWRLQADFDGSGIDERYFDFLVTPRRREDGSIEGVQILFDDVTTRVRARLAAEARVEELSERYRHLRDSAIVMQQALLAPSVPVVSGADIAAQYLVAAQDTAAGGDWFDAVALGDRLVLIVGDVVGHGVEAAAVMSQLRTALRLQIAAGRSIGEALEALDAFHEHVPGSNSATLCVGSLDFTTGEFQYCTAGHPPPLVVTAEAKSRYLEPSGAGPLGSETGFPVRTELIGVGDVVLLYTDGLIERPGRPLGASTAEFADLAANITSGGGFVIDAQSRPIDRLCSETLELLLRSTGYNDDITLLAVQRRAPTPPLNITEDATIHAARAIRSRLRQWLSEIGADSSDISDIVHAISEFVENAVEHGYSTDVSDGLAVAAALGGDGKLRVAVIDHGTWKHHREGERGRGRGLAMAEALVSETHVSHDGAGTTATVVHRLSRPAQFVTDPVVSRAPNRPTIDSEFASTVTESGHIVVRGDVDSNTAPTLDRQIAVESRSGIASLTIDLSAVTHLGSAGVSALVTARDRARKQGGTCVLMAPPGSPAHHVLSLVQIPVISGETENVFAED, via the coding sequence ATGGCGGCCGAAATGGACTGGGATAAAAGTGTTGGTACAGCAAACACGGTCCGTCGTATCTTCGAGAATGTCCCCACCATGCTTGTCGGTTTGGAGGGACCCGAGCACCGCTTCGTCGCCGCAAACGCGGCATATCGCAGGTTCAGCCCGACCTTTACTGCGGTAGGTCAACCGGCGCGAGAGGTCTATCCCGAACTCGAAAGCCAGCAGATCTATCACATGCTCGACCGGGTATATGAAACCGGCGAGCCACAGTCCGGGGCCGAATGGCGACTGCAGGCGGATTTCGACGGTTCTGGAATCGACGAACGATACTTCGACTTCCTGGTGACGCCGCGCCGCCGCGAGGACGGGTCCATCGAAGGCGTGCAGATTCTCTTTGACGACGTCACGACCAGGGTGCGAGCGCGGCTGGCCGCCGAGGCGCGCGTGGAGGAGCTCTCCGAGCGGTACCGCCATCTGCGAGATTCGGCGATCGTGATGCAGCAGGCGCTGCTCGCGCCGTCGGTGCCCGTCGTTTCGGGCGCCGATATCGCCGCACAGTATCTGGTCGCCGCACAGGACACCGCGGCCGGTGGGGACTGGTTCGACGCCGTGGCCCTCGGTGATCGGCTCGTGCTGATCGTCGGTGACGTGGTCGGCCATGGGGTGGAGGCCGCCGCGGTGATGTCACAGTTGCGTACCGCGCTGCGGCTGCAGATCGCTGCCGGACGCAGCATCGGCGAAGCACTCGAGGCGCTGGACGCCTTTCATGAGCACGTGCCCGGCTCCAATTCGGCGACCCTGTGTGTCGGATCCCTGGACTTCACCACCGGAGAATTCCAGTACTGCACGGCCGGACACCCGCCCCCCTTGGTGGTGACCGCCGAGGCCAAGTCCCGCTATCTAGAACCGTCCGGCGCCGGCCCGCTGGGCAGCGAGACCGGATTCCCGGTCCGCACCGAGCTGATCGGGGTGGGCGACGTGGTACTGCTCTACACCGACGGTCTGATCGAACGCCCGGGTCGGCCGCTGGGGGCAAGCACCGCGGAATTCGCTGACTTGGCGGCAAACATAACTAGCGGCGGCGGGTTTGTCATCGATGCACAGTCACGCCCCATCGACCGGCTCTGCTCGGAGACACTCGAATTACTGCTGCGCTCCACCGGATACAACGATGACATCACGCTGCTCGCGGTGCAGCGCCGGGCACCAACGCCGCCGCTGAACATTACCGAGGATGCGACGATCCACGCCGCCCGTGCCATTCGCTCCCGGCTGCGCCAATGGCTTTCGGAGATCGGGGCTGACTCCAGCGACATCTCCGACATCGTCCACGCGATTTCCGAATTCGTCGAGAACGCGGTCGAGCACGGCTATAGCACTGATGTTTCCGATGGCCTGGCCGTAGCGGCGGCGCTGGGCGGCGATGGCAAGCTGCGGGTCGCGGTGATCGACCACGGCACCTGGAAGCATCACCGCGAAGGCGAGAGGGGCCGGGGCCGAGGACTGGCCATGGCCGAAGCCTTGGTCTCGGAGACGCATGTCAGCCACGACGGTGCAGGGACGACCGCGACCGTCGTGCACCGACTCTCACGACCGGCCCAGTTCGTCACCGACCCGGTCGTCAGCAGAGCACCAAACCGACCAACCATCGATAGCGAGTTCGCCTCCACGGTCACCGAGTCCGGCCACATCGTCGTGCGCGGCGACGTCGATAGCAACACCGCCCCCACCCTCGACCGGCAGATCGCGGTCGAAAGCCGCTCCGGTATAGCGTCTTTGACGATCGATCTCAGCGCGGTCACCCATCTTGGATCGGCCGGCGTCAGCGCCCTGGTCACCGCCCGCGACCGGGCACGCAAACAGGGCGGCACGTGCGTACTGATGGCGCCGCCGGGAAGCCCCGCGCACCACGTCTTGTCACTGGTGCAGATACCGGTGATCAGCGGCGAAACCGAGAATGTCTTCGCCGAGGACTAG
- a CDS encoding RICIN domain-containing protein: MGQSRLMGGLRRVIVVVSMVFGAATFNAGQAGADGPVQLESRLGDVCLDAPSGSWITPVVINPCNGTDFQRWNLTDAQQLESVAFPGECLNMPGQSWTVHLQPCVDWFSQHWTIQPNGQVTNEFGGCLTVLGGPAPGTWLATRFCNGDAPDQGWDSVA, encoded by the coding sequence ATGGGTCAGTCGCGGTTGATGGGCGGACTGCGCCGGGTGATTGTCGTGGTCAGCATGGTGTTCGGCGCCGCGACGTTCAACGCTGGTCAGGCAGGTGCCGACGGCCCGGTTCAGTTGGAGAGCCGGTTGGGCGATGTGTGTCTGGATGCCCCGAGCGGGAGCTGGATCACGCCGGTGGTGATCAACCCCTGCAACGGGACGGACTTCCAGCGCTGGAATCTCACCGACGCCCAGCAGCTCGAAAGCGTCGCCTTCCCCGGGGAATGCCTAAACATGCCGGGGCAGAGTTGGACAGTGCACCTACAGCCCTGCGTCGATTGGTTCAGCCAGCATTGGACCATCCAGCCCAACGGCCAGGTCACCAATGAATTCGGCGGCTGCCTCACGGTCCTCGGCGGCCCGGCCCCTGGGACGTGGCTGGCCACTCGTTTCTGCAACGGCGATGCCCCCGACCAAGGGTGGGACAGCGTTGCCTGA
- a CDS encoding amidohydrolase family protein yields MPSRELPFPVFDADNHMYEPQEALTKFLPDKRRHVIDYVQVRGRTKIVVRGQISDYIPNPTFEVVARPGAQEEYFRNGSGGKSYREVMGEPMKAIPAFREPGPRLEVMDELGLDYALMFPTLASLVEERMKDDPEMTHDVIHALNQWMYETWSFNYKDRIFATPVITLPIVDRALEELEWCLQRGARTVLVRPAPVPGYRGSRSFGFEEFDPFWQACIKAGIPVSMHASDSGYSEFLNVWEPGDEFLPFKPTAFRMLAMGKRPIEDAMGALVCHGALSRNPELRILSIENGADWVPTLFKGLKGVYKKMPNAFMEDPIEAFKRCVYISPFWEDRFAEIVKMVGTDRVVFGSDWPHPEGLKDPISFVDELAGFPPEDVAKIMGGNMMEVMKIGTPAPKPVNA; encoded by the coding sequence ATGCCTTCTCGCGAGCTTCCCTTTCCGGTGTTTGACGCCGACAACCACATGTACGAGCCGCAGGAGGCCCTCACCAAGTTCCTCCCGGACAAGCGCAGACACGTAATCGATTACGTGCAGGTTCGCGGCCGCACCAAGATCGTGGTGCGCGGCCAGATCAGCGATTACATTCCCAACCCGACATTCGAGGTGGTCGCCCGGCCCGGAGCCCAGGAGGAGTACTTCCGCAACGGCAGCGGCGGCAAGAGCTACCGCGAGGTGATGGGCGAGCCGATGAAGGCGATTCCAGCGTTTCGCGAGCCGGGGCCGCGACTCGAGGTCATGGACGAGCTCGGCCTCGATTACGCCCTGATGTTTCCCACGCTGGCCAGCCTGGTCGAAGAGCGGATGAAAGACGACCCGGAGATGACCCACGACGTCATCCATGCGCTCAACCAATGGATGTATGAGACGTGGTCGTTCAACTACAAAGACCGCATCTTCGCCACCCCGGTGATCACCCTGCCCATCGTCGATCGGGCACTTGAAGAACTGGAATGGTGCCTGCAGCGCGGTGCTCGCACCGTGCTGGTCCGCCCGGCACCAGTTCCCGGCTATCGTGGCAGCCGCTCGTTCGGCTTCGAGGAGTTCGATCCGTTCTGGCAGGCCTGTATCAAGGCCGGGATCCCGGTCTCAATGCACGCCTCCGACAGTGGTTACTCCGAGTTCCTCAACGTTTGGGAGCCCGGCGACGAATTCCTGCCGTTCAAGCCCACCGCGTTTCGGATGCTGGCCATGGGTAAGCGGCCCATCGAAGATGCGATGGGCGCGCTGGTCTGCCACGGTGCGTTGTCACGCAACCCCGAGTTGCGCATCCTGTCGATCGAAAACGGTGCCGACTGGGTGCCAACATTGTTCAAAGGCCTCAAGGGTGTCTACAAGAAGATGCCGAACGCCTTCATGGAAGATCCGATCGAGGCGTTCAAGCGATGCGTATACATCAGCCCGTTCTGGGAAGACCGATTCGCCGAGATCGTGAAGATGGTCGGCACCGACCGGGTGGTCTTCGGCTCCGACTGGCCGCACCCCGAAGGCCTGAAGGACCCCATCTCATTCGTTGACGAGCTTGCCGGCTTCCCACCAGAAGATGTCGCAAAGATCATGGGCGGCAACATGATGGAGGTCATGAAGATCGGCACACCCGCCCCCAAACCGGTCAACGCCTAG